Genomic segment of Glandiceps talaboti chromosome 17, keGlaTala1.1, whole genome shotgun sequence:
CATCAAATGAAATCAGCTCTGATCATTTGACTGCAGCCGCCCATTTAACTGGTAAATCTGAAGGATTCGACCTAAGTAAGCATCgttcaattaatcaatcaatcaatcaatcaatcaatcaatcaatcaatcaatcaatcaatcaatcattttgaATTCATGAACCTTAACTTTTCTCATACTGTTAGCGAATTATCTCACATTTGGTATATAGCAAAGATATTCAAGACCGTTCTTTGCGTGAAAAAAAGACAGCCATAAGTTCCAACTGAAAAATTTGCAGTAGCGTGCGttaaatttaattaatttttccatagaccctacacgtacacgttagtgtagggtctaggatgtttcactttatttctatatgttatttttgtatgctttaccatgcttgctatggtatgttgttatgcaataaaggtTAAATACTCCACTTGACATCAAACGTGCCAAACATAACTACAAAGTAGATTGTACTATGTTTCAATGTCTTTATTTAAAACCCTAGGTAAACGCATCCCTAAGGAAATCAACAAGATAAAAGTTGGTCCATGGGAATGGCGTTATGGTATTTCATTCATTAAACACGTGGACATTGACGACTTCAACCTGGTCGTAATAATTCCCggtttatattatatatacagtcagGTAAGTAAACATTAACATGTGAGAATATAAGTAGAATTGGTGTCTCTTGTCAAAGTGGTTTAAGAAGTTGTGAAAAGGTTTATAACAAAAACATATCGATAACTAAGTCAGCTTTTACGAAACCATTCAGTGAGAGCGAGTAACACAATTGTTTGTGGATAGCTGCTGAAATCGTGATAATTTTAAAGAGATATTTACACGAcgttaaagtggcacaagctgtaTGAGTTTTAGTCTTTCTACTCGGCTGAAAATACTCACATAAAACCTCaatcattttgttttaatataaggcTAATGTagatgcatgccttctatgatattacaattaacAGCCGCTCATTATTTTGGGATTTGCTCATTTACTATTTTTCCTAAAATTCCATTGTCTAAGTTGCCCAGTACCAAATGTTGACATCACGATTTTCTCACATAAATACTACTTTCAAATTCTTACTCTATAAGTTCTCATAAAACACGTGTTTTCCAGATATGCTaagtgaaaatattaaaaagcAAAGCCCGAAATAAATGAGCCGGTGTTAATTGTcttctagcattgttagaactgtttaTTTCATGATAGATATTTCCTCGAATTTTTTTCATACatatcataaattacgtcatcggatcttATATAGGGTACATCTTAATATCCAGGCTTGACAGTTCAGTGAAATGCAAGTAGAATACTGCGTGTACCTTTGAAACACATGCCCAAAATCACGCCCAATATCGTAAAATCAGTTTTTTGCCCCTTttacttattaatatttataattatggTGTTCCTATTTCTCATGTGCGTGGGAGATTGAACATAAATAAAGTAATAACATCAAGTAATTGAAACTTATTATGATTTGATCATTATGAGTCAGGTTAACGTATGTAGATAATTGTTTACCAAGAACACGTGATCAAAAACCCCTGTATTCtgtatttgtgttttcattaattacagGTATATTTCAGAAATGACAGGGATGTTGAGACATCAACTGAATACTTACATTATACAATGCTTGGTAAGTGACAACCAGTTGAATTGTCATTTCAGAGGAACAGCGACAAATCAGTCATAATTTCTAGTTTACAATGTGATAGGAAATATCTTAGACTTTACATCTATAATTAATATCATTAcatcatttacaatatttaagtACATTTCGGTTGCTCACAAAATACGTTGAGGTTGTCTACGAGGGCAAAAACAATGATATATATGATGGTTGTAGACGGATATAGAAgtcttgtttattttattactcGTTGCCTAGAAATGCtgaaatgcatcgttttatcagtggtggacaattaaCGGACTGAAAAGTCTACTCCTTATTACAATATTAAACTGACCTACATTGATATAAAGCTAACAGTGGGTGCCTCAGATGTAGATACATGCCatgttttatcagtttgtttgttgtctttGAAATAAGCATGTCATGAATTAACATCAGAGACACCTAATGTTATTTTCTATCAATCTATGTCTGTTTGATAGTGTGTTTCGGAGACAACTTTTCGGCACCTTCAAAACCAGTTTTAATCATAGACCGTACACGTGTAGCGTCTATGTTCTGACCAACGCCATTTCTAGTGCAAGCTTGTATTACAACGATGTTCGACCAAATGTATCACTCagtctgtctcaagctgtgctaaaactaccaaCTCTACTGGCAGCAAGTTTCTCTGTTGAtaacagtgtaatctttcattccttgatgtttaattagtgtacactTCACCAGTGGAGTTTTAAGTAGAATCTTCAGTATATCAACACTGGGATATTTAATgtggtataataaacaaagttgcaatgtCGTagtgtgttgttgttgctaatgtaacatcaaatgttggagttgtttgtttaccgTCTGAGTGAAGTGggtaagtgtatgtgtgtcatattatatgtGGTGTGACAAGCAAACCTtgtcttatcaacaatttatttacaataaaaatcagggagtgaaagattacactgtgatcaatagagaaacttgctgttagtaggtagttttagcacagcttgagcgAGACTAAGAGATACATTTGGTCGACGATCGTTGTAAATCTTTCCTGTGCAACTATATATGGTTTTAATTGTATATGCTAATCCAATTATATTGTGTTGCATTACAGAGAGCGCTGCCTATCCTATCGAGCCTATAACACTGATGAAGAGTGGCCAAGCATACAATAAAGATGAACACCCATCAAGATATTACACCAGCTTTCATTCAGGCCTCTTCCACTTAAGAGAAGGTGACAAGATATATCTGAAAGTATATTTACAAGATGAATTCGTACATCTAGATAACACACAAGAATCTACTTTCATTGGAATGTATCGTGTTTATAACATGTAGTTAGATATAGTTAAAAAATGGTGTATTATTTCAACaaattgatgttttcttttcttttttcttttttttctttttcttttttcttttatttttatattattttttttatttttttataataaaaaaataattgatatgttttcatttaagAGCACAGATATGgtgaattatgtatttttaatggCGCTTCACTCGAACGAAATAAGTCTTATTACTTCTGTGCATGTGGGGTATGTTTGGCCGTCGATGATTGGTTAGTTGtctttgtaaatgtatttttttatcataGTAAGTATTAACATACATTATATTGATTTTTCGTGAAACTGGGAGTGTTTTATCACATCTTCCATGAATCTGGATAttgttgtatttatgtattttaccaatttatattattttaaagttatttcataatttttgtttcataaatttttaaaacttttgtgTTGAGTACATAGAAAGTCTACGGACGTGGGCATAGCAGGAACCGTAATGAAACTGGTTACACTAAATTCGAGTATGAAAGtttattaacattttctttaatAGTGTACGGTATGACCCGTTTTCAGTGATCAATTTGATAGAAGAAGTACAAGATAGCTTTTAAAATGACAACTCATGAGAAATGACGCAATTCATATAATTACAATGGCgcaggcttggtgtttcactcatggggcATTACGTTTTTCACacaaagatatacatatttagactctagactaacaataacagcggcacaataaacacagcaggatccatTGCCCAATtccattgaacactgataagcattgctattctttcacaatgCAGTAAAAATagacttctaatgaaaacattacacatggacttgatgtaattctctctttttttggcATTATAAGTTATCTGAGGGCGTaataccaagcctacatcatttagCTGCAATTTACTTTTTTAACATTCAAGTACTGAAATACAGTAGTTAGCTTCGGCCTTTGTACAAGCgaagatattttcattaaaaaattgtGCAATCTTTGGCACAAACAAAATGATATCTTGTCTGGATCAATTATAAAAGGAAGCACTCGATTAAATCCTAATCAATGTTGTTATCAACAAAGATGATTGGAATAGCAAGACTGTAAAGGAAGTAActcaaaaataaaagaaaaactCAATACATGTCAAATTTGTATATTAAAACTGCACAAACTGCAACTGGGACatgatatgtacaataacttactcgacATCGTACATCCTGAgaagtattgcatcacctgagGATAAACGTATTTTCTGCAGCTGTATACCAAGAAtaagcgccctcaacggcgatcacaaCTTCAGCCTGTTTCCGTACAGCATATGATAATGtcgaccactaattaacatgtacaatgtctaattattgaaattttagcaattttcagtgaatatattgtggttttcTGACAGTTAAAATTAGTACTAAAACAGTTTTAACATTATAtattattgccttgatattAGATTATATGTCCGAAGTGCAAAGATATGATCAGCGCGCTTCCTTGTTATCATATGTGTGAGTGTTTGTCTAGTGTCATAATCACccagataagagataaagcaaatttCGTGGTAACTGAACCCGGCCAATTATGAGATTAAGGGTGTGTaaataagaggagaagaatggacaagatgcctttatttagtcaataaagagataAAAGAGAGAAATGTAGTcaaggaaagaagaaaaaaaatcttatatcaccacaaaaatcaatgagtcagttgatcaatatcacacacaaaataagttttatttcaccacaaacaTTAATCATTCAAtggatcaatcaattacatgctctcAGCTCCCTGTGGTTTAACACTGTTAATACACACTAGAATCTATCGCCACCAATCAGAGCTCGAATTGGTAATTTCATTAGTATTGTTTCTAAATATACTCTGCAAGTTCACTGTCAGCTATTCTAGTACATTTGAAACACGATACATTCCAATATAAGTAGATTCTTGTCTATTGTCCAATTCTATTATATCGTCATGTAGATAGACTTTCATGTACACTTTATCCCCTTCTCTTAAATGGAATAGCCCAGAATGAAAACTGGTGTAATATTTGTGTGAATTTTCATCTTGGTTTTGCATACAACCGCTCTTCATCAGTGTGATTGGTTCGATAGGGTAGGTAGTACTATctgaaatataaacattatatGAATGTattatgatgacgtcataattgAACTATACGCGTTTAATGTGAATCATCGAAATTAATAATTCATCGCACTGACAATGTTACTAAGTCAAATTGTAGACATCAGTGGATGTTTGATTACTTCTATCCTTGGTCAGTAGCGATATGTATCTCTAATTGCAGTTTTTATTAAGAACCTTTTAAAGTTTAACAAATTCTTGAATCACGAGGAAATGTTACTATCGCcttcatattttttgtaatgtattacaTATATGCATAATAATTCATTAATAATATGCATAATAAAACGTGCAATATTTTAGTCTTATCAAATCGTGTTCAATAAGGAtctgtttatgtttatgttgcCTTGACACCACTTTGATGCGTTGATGCACGACGGGTgcaaacacatatatattagaATTTCACTTCGAGACATTGGAATCTAACATTCCTTTTGTCCATCAATGATAGTTtacttaaaatatatataaaatagttATCTTTCCAGGCTATGTTCATGTAAATCACAATAGCTATACAAATTTATGACTGTAAATGATAAATAgtaaacatttgacattttatgtgtttgcatcgtcgtaaaccacagcctcttttacggcaccgtccaagccATTTCGTTGCTTGAGCAGAAATATAtgctggtgtgtgtgtgtgtgtgtgtgtgtgtgtgtgtgtgtgtgtgtgtgtgtgtgtgtgtgtgtgtttgatacaaaatataaagTTAACGTACTCAACATCGTGTAATGTAGATACTCCGTCACTTTGTCGGTTTCCTTGGAACCAGGGTAATATCTGAAGTAAACCTATaagtaataaattgtaaaatatgaaatgtgttATGAACAAAGAATGCAGTGATATATAATGTCACATTTCAAGTTGATATCAAATTTCTATAACTCAATATTGTCTTTGAATTTacattgaatttattttataacaatacaattcaatgagtcaattcaattcagttcaaaaTTTTATTGTCTGcataaaaaatacagaaaattgtCTTGATGGACAAAAATGCAATGTTTTGAATTAAAAACtagaaataatttaaataatgttTTCCAACACGGAAATTCCCATCAAACTTTTACGTTTTTTATTGTGTTATATAAACTTATATTTATAACAATGTCAATTTAGTACCGACAATTTTAAGACAACTTTTGATTTATTAACAACCGTatgatgaatacatgtattatgatttATGTATTGATTAAACTACACGGAAACGTCCTATGAATTATCGTATAAGTTGATTTGTTGTCGATACGCAGACAATCTCAACCAACTACGTCATCattatacccccacccccaatcTTTATATAATAGGCATATTCGTTAGATTAGCAAACATACTGACAAAATAATATCCATAAATGATAATGTTTACTTAAGATTACTCTTATTGCACGATGAAGGATCagatcaacatcaacatcacgACGACTGAGTTAGAGGAGATGGGTCTTACGGTGGGACAAAGTTCAATCCTGTGCAAAGTGACAGAAGTTTATGGCAGTCTTCTGCCCCAGTGTGGACCAGGAGAATTAGttgagttagttagttagttagttagttagttagttagttaattcAGACCATTGCAGTCAAATATCAAATGGTAACAACGTACGTTCACTTGACAGGCATACTGGCTTATTAGAATGACAATTTACCCACTTCACAATTACAGTGAGGCGGAATTTGTAGATGAACAAACACTTAGTCGTGTTATCAAAGATTGATTACACATTTATGTCACATATATCACGGATGCCAAATAAGTTGATTTATCGATTCAAGTAAACTTTATCACTTACCTGGCTGTAAACGTAATAAATTCCTGGTATTAAAACAACCAGGTCTGATCCGTCAACTTGTACGTGTTTAATGAATGATATACCATACCGCCATTCCCATGGACCAACCTTTATCATGTCGTTCTCGCTAGATACATGGTTATCTGGATATTAGatggaaatattttaaatatatttatttcattttatatagcTTTCATAAATCATTCatggatatttgcatatcagcAACGAAATTCTGTTGTCGTGATCTGATATGTTGGCAATTTCGTTGcttattagaatgtatttccTTGTATGACGAATAGTAACCGTTATAAATAGTACTGTCAACTTACAGTGTGTTACTTCTGGAATCTTTTTTATATGGGGAGAGGCGTTGCTTACGTTATTTTTTTTCGTATAAGCGTGGCACTTGTGTTAGTGTATACATTGATTTGTTGTATACATTAGTGTATACATTGATTTGTTGAAGATAATTATGATACGTGACGATATGGAGGGAATTTGGTCTAGCGAGTTTATGACTCTATACCATGAATGCGGTAATAATACCCATACACTATTACACTGTGTTTGTCTAATTTAAAAAGGAACACCAACATAGAATATACAGACATTTCGTAATCACCGAGTTTTTAagagatgatgtcatcatttaatGTGTTCAAGTCATACCCTATTACAGAGAGATACGGCATTACAACTCAAAATGTCCCAAATAAATCAAAAGGTAACGTCTAGGAGACGATGCGCTCCACTGTTGCCATCACCATTTTTGTAAACAAACCGAGGACGTGTCAACCAAATATTCCTCTTTAACCATGACAGAAGTGAACCATACCATCTCTGTGTAACACTCATAATTTTGAGACAAAAAGGGCTTTCATGTTTTCCCATAAttcaaaattatacaatttcTGTAAACATCAGGAACAATATAATTCATCGTCCAGATATACTCAAGTGTACATCCCTGTCACCTACAATTAACAAAATTCCGTTAAGGCATGGTAAATAAAGGGTCTGGTTGTCGTATCCAAGCCATTGTGACAAGTAACATGTAAGGAAACAAGGGAAAGTCTCTATCGATATCTGAAGAAAAGAAAATGGAATCTTTTAGGTGTATATTTCTAAACAAATTATATCGTCATATGCCTACCTATATTGAACCCTTTTGCTGTGCCTGCTACATGAGCTGCAGCTGTCAAAAACTGAGAACCAACAATCTTCCCTGATTCTGAAGAATTCATTCGATGGACGATTCCTTTCAAAATCATGTGGAGTTCATTTACTGTGACATAATTTTCTTCTGAAATAGATGATTGGAAATCTAGTGTAATATTACTTTAGTACGAGTGTCATGTTTTCTACACAGATCCATCTGCAAACATCTATGGTAagacctctctctctctctctctctctctctctctctctctctctctctctctctctctctctctctctctctctctctctctctctctctctctctctctctctctctctctctctctctctccttgaTTTTTCTTTCTCGTTCTTGCTTGCTTTCGTTctttattttttcttccattctcccttttccttctttctttctttcattctttctttcaaCCATTATTCCGATCGTTCGAAAGTGATAAATGTGAGTAGAGCACTGACGTACCTTGCATAGTTGTTTGTCGGTTTATCTCTTCTACAGTAACGTCTTCTACGTACTGTGTATGCAATGAAGTAGAAACATTACAAATACATAGTTCATAATTTACtaaatgaatatttgatatatatgtgtacaaataCTCAATGCTTAGTCTCGACACCAAATATCTACCAAACTGCGTAGATCGCGAAATATATATCTGGAGGGTTTTCAAATGCATTACATTACAGACACAAAGGACAAATACCTCCTGGATTATATGATGTCGTTCACTTCAATGACTAAACTTTTCtcgtaatggctgtacatgtaacatttgaACCTGACAACACTTATATACTCTCTTAAAAACACTTAGTAAACTACTTGGACAGTGAACCGGGAAACTCGTGCAACTTTGTTATTCAGACCAATGATACGGAAATAGTATATATTTGTCTAGCACTGTGTTCGTGATTGAAAATCTGTGTTTACAAAACAGTGTAAGATAAGGACGTTTTTGTCTGTAGTGTTACggtgtaacatacatacatacatacatacatacatacatacatacatacatacatacatacatacacatacacacacacacatacatacatacatacatacatacatacatacatacatacatacatacatacatacttacacatacacatacacatacacatacacatacacatacatacatacatacatacatacatacatacatacatacatacatacatacatacatacttacacatacacatacacatacacataatgtaGATAGCACATAATCACAAATAGCCTAAACACACGTCTACTGGACGATATGATGTCGTTCAGTATACACCTTACCTGTTTCAGAATCTCTGTATTAATATCGCAGCATGTTGTGCCAATATCCGTTGTATCGTGTATTCTTCGGACAGACTTACAGCTACAGTTAGAACGTTGACCAAATTGCATTACTTCTGATTTCACAGGCATCCTCTCACATTGGTCTATTTCGTCACGAAGTTGGTTGATTTCACCGGTAAATATGATTAGAGATGTAGCAATTATGATTGGATATATCACCAGTATCAGGACAGTCTGTATAAAGAAAGCTGTAAGTACACCTCTTCGTTTGCTGGTGTTTTGTTTAGAAACCATTCCAGTGTATGTTTTCATAACAAACCGTTGCCGTTGGTGTGTAGCCTAGCTTGATGGTACTCAGTCGACAGGTTATAGGGGACTAAACCTGATTAAGCAGTCAGTTAATTTTTACGTGTAGGTTCCTCCTCATTCGATAGAAACATATAATCAATGATTGTTATAAATCACATCTGTATCCTGGTtcacaaccccctccccctcctcccGCCAATATATATAGTGAGGCAGGGGTTGATTTTATGTTCCTGTAAATGTCTAGGCTTTTTAAATCCGAAACCCGTTTTCATCTCAAATACTCGGTGGAAGGCCTTTGAATTCATTTTACACTACAAACTACGTATATATCGTAAGAATATTTTACCATATGCACAGGTACAACAATAACCTCCTGATGAGGTAGGATAACTTTATTGAAGTGGGTACTTGAGGTCAATCTTAATATCAACATATCAACGATAGCAACGTACTTGTAAGGGTTGTGTTTTCAGGTAACAACACCACGGCTGCTCTTTTTGGCATGCCTTTATTTTGCCAAACTTCCCACTTTCTTACCCCAGCTGAATTGCAATGCAATTTTCATAATCAGAGGAGGACTATCTATTATTatacatggttgtatcaaacagagcaagAGAACAGTAACTATTAACGGGTTGTAAATGCATCATTCTGTAGATTATTAATTCAGGAAATGGACATAGTACCGGGACATaatcacatttacatatctatgtCGACAGAGACCTGATAATGTCGTCGTCGACATTTggatgtctatatatatatatatatatgtgtgtgtgtgtgtgtgtgtgtgtgtgtgtgtgtgtgtgtgtgagtatgcgtgtgtttgtgtgtgtgtgtgcgtatgtgtgaaagtgtgtattatatgtgtgtatatatatacatgtatatatatacatatatatatatatatatatatatatatatatatatatatatatatatatatatatattatctagaTGTTTTGGCGATGTTACGAATAGAAAATATATCTATCGGTAGTGTATGATTTAACAAGTCCAAATGTTTTGTTATCAAATTGGCAATTTTGAAGTGTCCAATGAAAGTGTTGTGAGTGTAGCCAGATAATACAATATTAACAACTAATTATTAAACTATTATTACTGTAACTACTAGCACCTTCGTGTGATCAAGTATTTTGCCATATTTGGAAATACAATTTCTTGTAATCGAACATGATATTTTCGGTTACAGAAAGGGGAGTCCCGCCAACGGGACCGTGGGACCATGACTATTTATAGGTATTATTGCGTGGGACACTCCAAAGTCCTAGTACAGTGACCATGGAGTTCGGCCGCGCAACTTCTTTGCATATAGACAATTACATATTGTTGGACCAAAATgggacaacatacatacatacatacagacagacagacagacagacagacagacagacagacagacagacatacatacatacatacatacatacatacatacatacatacatacatacatacatacatacatacatacatacatacatacatactttacaaTAATTTCCATTTTATACTTGCCATGGACTTGTGTCCTTTTCAATGTTGAGTGTGCACTATGTCAAGAGATTTGCCCTtcttttcagtgtttttgtaaacacaacactacatgtatgaagAAACAAATCTTTCTGACAGCTAGTGCTTTTATTTGCATATCCTGTCCTTTTCATTTTCTTAGCAACAGTAACAGTACTAATAATACCAACCATTAAAATAGCAATGACATTTATTTATATAGAAATGCGAAGAACAAATGTTTCAAATAGTTAAAATAGTTCAAACAATTCAAATAGTTCAAGTAGTTCAAATATACAAACAGTTCAAATAGTTCCAATGTTCAAACAGTTCAAATAATTCCAGTGTACATACAGTTCAAAtaattcaatgtacaaataGTTCAAATAGTTCCAATGTACAAatagttaaaatatttcatgtgtacAAATAGTTAAAATAGTACAAACGgttcaaacatttcaaatagttCAAATAGTTCTAATGTACAAATAGTTCAAATatacaaacagttcaaatgtaCAAATAGTTCAAATGTACAAATAGTTCAAATAGTTCAAATACAAAATAGCATTTCAAACTTCAaagtacatttcaaattttttatgCAGTAAATAGCTTTTTTTTCTCACGTTTTGATGCATGTTTTGATTCTGTCCAATATAATTATCTGCATACATaagtatacacacacaggcatACTTATACAGGATTTTGTATGGTATATGGCCATTCAAGgccaaatttgtcaaaatgtcaatttgGACATTTatttaccatggttacaagaatGCTACGGTTAACGTGAAACCTATTTTGAGCTCCTCTTAGCATAAGGTATAAACCATAGATATAAACCATAGAAAACTCAAAGCCACCACAACTTAAACTGTTATTAATTATTGAGGGTattaaaatgagtacatgtatagGCTTGtcaacataaaaacaaaatcatTTTCACTGGGGGCGCtagtgttttttgaaaattatctaTTTCTGGTACTTTTAGAAGGACTTTCTTTACTAAACTTTTAGAGTCGATGTATAAAATGCAAATGTCTCCAAATGCAAAATGTTGAGGTCAAAAGTAATCTCTAACACATgctatgcatgtatatacacacctcttcatttttttcaaaactttgttatttttgacaaattcGTGTAAACCGATTGAGGTATAACAAAGTAAACCTAAACACCTAATTAGGTTGAAAACATCcaacaaataacaacacagCAGTGCTACAGAATGAAATAGAAACAACCTAAAAAACTAACATGAGAACATGAACACTGAGGGCAGTATTTGAAGCTGTAGCCTAATTAGTCTTAATTAGTcttaattatgtaaatcattataactaaaagctacatcaacaagatTTTCAGAACATGTGCTCATTGTTTTGTTTGACGTGTGTaccaaattaaattaaattagattacaaaaacaataattgAAATTATGGCTACGCCAATGGCAACAACGAAACGATTTTAATTTGTCTTGTGCACAGGATAAATAGCGTCAGGAAATAATTAACCCACCTAGGCTAGTGATGATTATGACCTAATTATCAATAGCCCACCTAGGCTAGTGATGATTATGACCTAATTATCAATAGCCCACCTAGGCTAGTGATGATTATTCCTTACTTATCAAACCTTGTTTATAACACACATTCTTAGTATGCACACTTGTGCACTAACACCGTTTCTCTCTACTTCTCtccaataatttttttaaattttaatcgAGGTTAATGACTGTCAACTTATTTGACTAGATTTCGTCTGTACACAAAGACCACTGCCTTGATAGTGGTTCCCTAATATACACACAGAGTATGTGGCAATGTTAACTAAATGTCGCTAATCTTAAGTATTAACAATAGCGGTTTTTATATCTGTTGGAATTGGTAATTGGCCACGAATCCTCTGTAAGTGTGTGTACCATCACTGGTGAAAGTAATTATCATTCTGTTACTGGTTGATGTAAGGACTCTCCTTGGTCCGGATCCACATAatctgaaatacaaaatgttacataaatatgtatttagaGTGCAAGCTGTAATGAGG
This window contains:
- the LOC144448184 gene encoding tumor necrosis factor ligand superfamily member 10-like → MVSKQNTSKRRGVLTAFFIQTVLILVIYPIIIATSLIIFTGEINQLRDEIDQCERMPVKSEVMQFGQRSNCSCKSVRRIHDTTDIGTTCCDINTEILKQYVEDVTVEEINRQTTMQEENYVTVNELHMILKGIVHRMNSSESGKIVGSQFLTAAAHVAGTAKGFNIDNHVSSENDMIKVGPWEWRYGISFIKHVQVDGSDLVVLIPGIYYVYSQVYFRYYPGSKETDKVTEYLHYTMLNSTTYPIEPITLMKSGCMQNQDENSHKYYTSFHSGLFHLREGDKVYMKVYLHDDIIELDNRQESTYIGMYRVSNVLE